AGGCCTGGGCCGCCACCCCGCTGGTCCGCCGCCTCCCGATCCTCAAGTAACCCAACCGACTCCGGTGCCCGCCCCCATCCCTCCCGGGGGTGGGCACCGGCATGTCCGGGGGCGATCGGTCTTCGAGAGGGAGAGCGCTCTCCGCTGGAGCCGCTCACGGGCGGTGTGGTCGAGAGAACGCTCTCTCGAATTTCACAGATCCTCTTGACGTCAGTGAGATTCAGAGGGGACAGTGGCGCTCAAGTGGTCCGCGGGCGCGGTGCGCGGGCTCTCACGACCCTTCCCGGACGCCGCCGTCCGGCCTTCCGGCAGACGTCCCCCGTCTCCGCTCCGTGAGGCCGCCCGCACCCCCATCCCCCCACCGCGACGACCGGACCGAGGAGAGAGGTACTCATGCGTGTGCTCCACTCCCCATGGCGGCGTTCGATGCTGGCGTTGCTCGCCGCGGCCGCCGCGGTCATGGCCCTCGCCGTACGGCCCGCCGACGCGTCCGTCCCGGGAACGCCGTCCGGCTGGTCGCTCGTCTGGTCGGACGACTTCACCGGCGCGGCCGGATCGCTCCCGTCATCCGCGAACTGGATCATCGACACCGGCCGCTCCTACCCCGGCGGCCCCTCGAACTGGGGCACCGGCGAGATCCAGAACTACACGGCCGACCCGGCGAACGTCAGCCTGGACGGCTCCGGCAACCTGCGCATCACCCCGATCGGCAGCGGGCAGAACTGGACCTCCGCCCGCATCGAGACCCGTCGTACGGACTTCAAGCCCGCGGCCGGGCGGATCCTGCGCATCGAGGGGCGCATCCAGATGCCGAACGTCACCGGCAACGCCGCCCTCGGCTACTGGCCGGCCTTCTGGGCGCTGGGCTCGCCGTACCGCGGCAACTACCAGAACTGGCCCGCCATCGGCGAGTTCGACATCATGGAGAACGTCAACGGCATCAACTCGGTCTGGGGCGTGCTGCACTGCGGCGTGAACCCCGGCGGGGCGTGTGACGAGACCAACGGCCGGGGCAGCAGCCGGGCCTGCCCGGGCTCGACCTGCCAGTCGGCCTTCCACACCTACCGGTTCGAGTGGGACCGCAGCGTCACCCCCAACCAGCTCCGGTGGTACGTGGACGGCCAGCAGTTCCACAGCATCAGCCAGAGCCAGCTCGACGCCACGACCTGGTCGAACATGACCTCCCACGCCGGATACTTCATCCTGCTCAACGTCGCCATGGGCGGCGGCTTCCCCAACGGCGTCGCCGGGTTCTCCACGCCGACCTCCGCCACGGTGTCCGGACGGCCGATGGTCGTCGACTACGTGGCCGTGTGGCAGAGCGGCGCCACCAGCAGCCCGCCGCCGAGCTCGCCCCCGCCGGGTGGCGTGGACGCCCGCTCCACCATCCAGGCCGAGGCGTACCAGGCGCAGAGCGGCACGCAGACGGAGACCACCCAGGACTCCGGCGGCGGCCAGAACGTCGGCTACATCTCCAACGGCGACTGGCTGCGCTACGACGGCGTCGACTTCGGGTCGACGGCGGCGCGGCAGTTCAGGGCCAGGGTCGCCTCCGGCGCGGCGGCCGGCGTGAGCGGGCTCGTACAGGTGCGGCTCGACAGCCCGACGGCCACTCCCATCGGCGACTTCGCCGTGGGCAACACCGGTGGCTGGCAGACCTGGACGACCATCCCGGCCAACATCGCGCCGACCACCGGCACCCACACCGTCTACCTCACCTTCAGCAGCGGCCAGCCGGCCGACTTCGTCAACCTCAACTGGTTCACGTTCGCCACGTCGTGAGGTCACCCGGGCGGGGGTCGCGGTGGCCTCCGCCCGTGGACCACGAGTGCCGTCATTCGGTGGGCGTGACGGTCTCCGGCGACGCCGTCTCGCTGGGTGTCGCGGGCGCGGTCGGGGTCTGCGGTGCCCCCGTCGGGGGCGCCCCGCCTCCGCCGTGGCCCGGCAGCGCCGGCCGGCTCGCGTCCGCGACGATGATCGCCTTCGGGTTGTTCCCCGTCGTGCCCACGACCCAGACCTGGTCGCCCTCCCGGATGCCCTGCAGGCCCTTGTAGTCGGCGACGATCCTGGTCGACTCGTCGACCGTGTAGGCGCGGCCGTTCACCGTGAGGGTGCTGCCCTGCAGCGAGTCCACGGCGCCCGTCTGGCTCGTGAAGGTCTGGTAGTCGCCGGACGGGCTGGGCTGTGCCTGCGCCTTGGCCGGTCCGAGCTGGAGCAGTGCGAGCTCGGTCATGCCGAACTGCTCCGGGCCCGGCCGCACCTGGCCCGCCCGGGCGTACGGCGGCTGGTCATGAACGGGAGCGCCGGCCGTGGCGAGGCCGGCGCCGGTGGCGAGGGTGAGCGCCGCGGCGACTCCGAGGAGGAGCCGGGGCCGCTTGCCGTAAGGTTTCGGCGGCTTGCTGGAAGTGGTCATCGGTGTGCTCCCTCCACCTCCGCGCTGGGGCACGGCATGACGCGGTGCGGCCTGACGTGGCCGGCGCGGCTGGGATGTGCGCGAATGACGTGAGCGGACGTGACCGCGGCGGGTCATGGAACGTCCGTCGGAAAGGATGGGCCGGGCGCACGCGGCCGCGCGTGGAGCGCGCGGCACCGGCGGACCCCTCGCGGGGCGCCACGGGCGCGCCCACCCGGGCCGCCCGATCGATCCGCCCGATCCGCCTGGTCAGCCGCCGGTACGCGCCGGTCGGCCTGCCTTCGGATCCCCTGGCCGCCCTACCCCATCGAGTACGGCGCTCACCGCCCGCCCGGTAAAGCCATCGTCCAGAGGCAATTGCCGGAATACCACCCGCAGCCAGACCGCGCCGGCGAGCAGATCCATAATCATCATCGGGTCGGCGTCATCGCCGATCTCGCCGCGTTCCCGGGCCCGCTCGAAGATCGGGCGCTCCCGGGCGAACCGGTCGGCGAAGAACCCCTTGGCCGCCGCCGCCAGTTCGGGGTTGTTGGCGGCGGCCCCGAGCGCCGCGACGGCGATGTCCGCCGCGGGGGGAGTGGTGACCAGCCGCGCCAGGCCGTCCAGCAGTGCGTGGAGATCGCCACGGAGGCTCCCGGTGTCGGGCACGTCGAAGTCGAGCGCCCGCGCCTCCACCAGCGCCGTGCCGAGCAGGGCGGCCTTGGACGGCCACCACCGGTAGATCGTCGTCTTGTTGACCCCCGACCGTTCGGCCACGCCCTCCACGGTCAGGCCCTCGTACCCCTTCTCCGCCAGCAGCAGCAGCGTGGCGTTCAGGATGTCGTCCTTCTTGCGTGGGGCCATGCCGGGAGCCTACTGCAACGGACCGTTGTGTTTTACTGGGATAAGCACAACGCAACGGTGCGTTGTTGTTGAGGAGGTGTGTCATGAGCCTGCCGGTGGTCTTCGTCCACGGCACACGCGTGAGCGGCACGATGTGGGCCCCGGTCCGGGCGCTGCTGCGGGCCCCGTCCGCCGCGCCCGACCTGCCCGGTCACGGTCGCCGGCGCGGCCGGCCGTACGACACGGAGGCGGCCTGCGACGTCGTGGCGCAGGCGATCACCGACCTGGGCGGCCGGGCGCTCGTCGTGGGGCTGTCCCTCGGCGGCTACGTGGGCATCGCCGCCGCCGCACGGCATCCCGGCCTCGTCGCGGGCCTGGTGGCGATGGGGTGCACGACGCGCCCGGACCGGCCCATCGCGCACGCCTACCGGTTTATGGGGCGCCTGGCCTCCCGCAACGCGGAGTGGGCCGACCGGGTGAGCCGTGTCGCGCTGCGCCGGATGCTGCCGGGCGCCGCCGGGGCGGCCATGATCGAAGGCGGGCTGAGCAGCGAGGTCGTGGCGTCCGTCATCGCGGCGATCACGGCGGAGGACCCCCTCACCTCGCTGGCGGCCTACCCCGGGCGGGTCTGGCTGGTGAACGGCGCCCGCGACCCGTTCCGGGCCGACGAACAGGCGTTCCTGCGGGCCTGCGTCGACGGCAGCCTCACGCACGTGCCGGGCCGGGGGCATCTGACCGTGCTCGCCGACCCCGCCCGGCTCGCCCGCTTCGTCGACGCCGCCGCCGGGGAGGTCTCCGGCTGCCCGGCCTGATCACCCCCGCGCCGTACGCCCGGCTCCGCCGAGCGCGGCGACGAGCGCGAGCG
This DNA window, taken from Microbispora sp. ZYX-F-249, encodes the following:
- a CDS encoding glycoside hydrolase family 16 protein, with the protein product MRVLHSPWRRSMLALLAAAAAVMALAVRPADASVPGTPSGWSLVWSDDFTGAAGSLPSSANWIIDTGRSYPGGPSNWGTGEIQNYTADPANVSLDGSGNLRITPIGSGQNWTSARIETRRTDFKPAAGRILRIEGRIQMPNVTGNAALGYWPAFWALGSPYRGNYQNWPAIGEFDIMENVNGINSVWGVLHCGVNPGGACDETNGRGSSRACPGSTCQSAFHTYRFEWDRSVTPNQLRWYVDGQQFHSISQSQLDATTWSNMTSHAGYFILLNVAMGGGFPNGVAGFSTPTSATVSGRPMVVDYVAVWQSGATSSPPPSSPPPGGVDARSTIQAEAYQAQSGTQTETTQDSGGGQNVGYISNGDWLRYDGVDFGSTAARQFRARVASGAAAGVSGLVQVRLDSPTATPIGDFAVGNTGGWQTWTTIPANIAPTTGTHTVYLTFSSGQPADFVNLNWFTFATS
- a CDS encoding DUF5666 domain-containing protein, whose amino-acid sequence is MTTSSKPPKPYGKRPRLLLGVAAALTLATGAGLATAGAPVHDQPPYARAGQVRPGPEQFGMTELALLQLGPAKAQAQPSPSGDYQTFTSQTGAVDSLQGSTLTVNGRAYTVDESTRIVADYKGLQGIREGDQVWVVGTTGNNPKAIIVADASRPALPGHGGGGAPPTGAPQTPTAPATPSETASPETVTPTE
- a CDS encoding TetR/AcrR family transcriptional regulator, whose protein sequence is MAPRKKDDILNATLLLLAEKGYEGLTVEGVAERSGVNKTTIYRWWPSKAALLGTALVEARALDFDVPDTGSLRGDLHALLDGLARLVTTPPAADIAVAALGAAANNPELAAAAKGFFADRFARERPIFERARERGEIGDDADPMMIMDLLAGAVWLRVVFRQLPLDDGFTGRAVSAVLDGVGRPGDPKAGRPARTGG
- a CDS encoding alpha/beta fold hydrolase, whose product is MSLPVVFVHGTRVSGTMWAPVRALLRAPSAAPDLPGHGRRRGRPYDTEAACDVVAQAITDLGGRALVVGLSLGGYVGIAAAARHPGLVAGLVAMGCTTRPDRPIAHAYRFMGRLASRNAEWADRVSRVALRRMLPGAAGAAMIEGGLSSEVVASVIAAITAEDPLTSLAAYPGRVWLVNGARDPFRADEQAFLRACVDGSLTHVPGRGHLTVLADPARLARFVDAAAGEVSGCPA